The DNA segment TGTTGACAGGTCTCGCGCACAGATAAGACACCAGATgacagaagaaagaaaggaaacagGTGCTGTCTTAAAATTGTCCATCTTTCAGAGAGTATCAGAAATCCTTGGGCATGACAGGTTTAGttccatatatatatttatatatatatatatatatatattattcttTAAAACTATGCTTTCtttaaaatgaacaaaaaacTAAGAACATTTTTTTCACTTGCTTTCTTATTCGGTAATATGATGTgcgttttttttcttgtttatttatttattattattatcgttattattattgtttcaataaccttgcattgtttttctctccccttctttAAATTGTCTGTGTGGCTTggtattttgttttgtcttggtTGTGTagctcctcctcctttctctgccCACGGCCAATGAGAAAGCAGAGTGCCCCCCCTGAAACCCCGCCTCTTCCTGTTTCCccttcccaccccacccctcccaggGCTATGCAGGAGTAAAaagaaaggtggggtggggggcagttgGTTGTTTTCTTTGGGGAGCGGGGGGGGGGCATCCTTAAAACGCAGTCCTGTCCCCTCATCTCTCGGCCTCCATGGCGACGCTGGCCTTCTGTTCGGCAGCTGCTTGCTGGTTGACGGCCGACGGCCAGCCATGGGGTTGGTGCTGCGCTGCGTGCGGGTGCTGCTGGGCCAGCTGCGCGTGGGCCTGCGTCGGCCCACCCTGAGTCCATAGGCCCTGCTGGCCGGGCACAGGTGGGGTCATCCCCCAGCCCATGGGGGGCGGCGGCGGAGGGGACGTGGCCATGGAGCCCATGGAGCCCATGCCGGGGCTGCCGCTGCTGGTGAAGCTCTCCGAGGCCTTGAGGCGGGAGAACATGGTGAGCGCGTCTGGGAAGTTGGGTGGCGTGGCGGGCGTGTTGGCCGGTGTGCAcatctacagagagagagaggggcagagataGGGTcagttaatgtgtgtttgtgttgtgtgtatctgagagcCATTAACACTGTCCACTAATGGAGAAACAGGCAAACATGGAACATCTTGCACCTCTGTTCATAAAGCCTTACAGTGAACTTCCAATGAAGCAACACCAATGTTCTGAAGTAAGTCATTGCACAATTGCTTCAAATGTTTCGGTCTGGCACGCAACAACAGTGGGCAAAATGTGCCGTGCAACAGTTCGAAGGCAATCCTTCCGGCGGCCCAGCTGTCATTGCGCAGTGCAAGATTGAGCCGTGCCAGGCGGGATTTCTCCCGATTCCCTCAGCATTCCCTGCCAGCATTCCCAGCGCTCCTCTCCCCTCAACTTGCCTTCCTCAGGGGCTTGAGATAGCTCTGCGGTCTGTGTGGACTCTGCCCTCTGCCTcgtctcctcacacacacactcacacgcatatATGGACACCCACTCCATTCCCTGGTAGAGTCCCACAGGCCCATGACCTTGGTTGACCCCTTCATTGTCCTGGAGCCCTGcgcccaaccccccccccccaccctgcccgacaaatacacacacacacacacacacaccatggccaATAGACATAAACAAAACTCCTCAGCCACAGGGGACTTAAAACAAACAGTAATCTCCCAATATGGGGCCCCCATGGGGCCCCCCTGGCTGTAGTGTGCAACTCACATTTGCTGAGCTCACTTCCAAGACTGTTACCACCCTCACCCTGAGCAGGTTCTGTCTCTTTCAGGTCCCTTCCTGGCTCTTTctgctcactctttctctctctctgtcactctctctctctctgtcaccttCATTCTGGGTGCTGCACAATGTAGCCCTATCCCAGAGGATATCGACCGTCACTGTAAGTGAATCCTTAgagtagcgagagagagagagagaggatggagagagagaaagaaagtgattgaagaaggaagagagagagagagagagagagagagagagagagagagagagagagagagagagagagctgcccaTGTGCCACTGTGAATGGTCAGGAGTTTGGGACTAGCGTTGAACCCGCTGACCCTGTCTGAGCCCTGGCCGTgacaatgtgtctgtgtgtatgtgtgtgtggtggagctgggagtggagagagagcgcTGGCCATTCATGCGCTCCCATTAAGCCCCCAAAGCGTGAAGGGCGATAGGAGGGTGGCCATGCGGGCAcattttctatgtgtgtgtgagtgtgagtgtgagtgtgagtgtgtgtgtgtgtgtgtgtgtgtgtgtgtgtgtgtgtgtgtgtgtgtgtgtgtgtgtgtgtgtgtttatgtatcagcatgtctctgtgtgtgtatgagagacagagccagtgttgtgcatgtttgtagcAGAACGTGTGTTAAACATTTGTGTACACGAGATTGCATCTTTGAAAGAGACAAAACACAGGTGTGTAACACAtactcagtgtgtgagtgtgtgcatttggcATGCTGTGTGTACCAGAGATCCAGGTGTCTATGTTTATAAATACAAGCTACAAacagagtgtgagtgtttgtatgtgtgtgtgtgtgtgtgtgtgtgtgtgtgtgtgtgtgtaaaggcgtAGTGAGTTCATTTTTAATGCAGTGTTTTGTTGCTGCAATTTCTAAACTCTCTCCAAAGCAGCAAACTCTGCAGGGGTCTGTGCAcaacaggggtgtgtgtgtctgtgtgtgtgtgtgtgtgtgtggtatggagACATTgccagagagaaacagagcatcATTTTTCACCCTGGATTTCAGTTGGCCAACATTACCATGCGGCTCTCTAAACACCAAGGGGAATATTTACATTCTTTGTCAACTGTGGCAGAAACAAAGTGGAACCACTGAATTAAGTAACTAACCAACTCGCGTCCACACACTGCAAACCCGCAGCTGGGTTGCTATGGAAATATTTTTGTAGCGAGGATGGATCTGGTACCGccggagagagagtgagagagaggcaacATGAAACGAGGTCAGGGAAGGCTTAGTCCGACAGAAACCTTCTGCACGGACCACGCACTGTTTAGTAAATCATATTTTGGAGACAGGAgatttggggaggggggtgagcTTTTGTTTGCTAAGTCCTCTTCCAAGACGTAGAAgcgtttcttcttcttcttctttgctTTGAAGTAAGTCATCTTTGTGGGGACGTGGATGTCActggtggtggcagcagcagtggtggcTGCTGCCGCCGGTTTGCGATCGTGCCGCTGCCGCCGTGCTGTTCGGTGTGCTTGGCTGTGCTGCCGCGCGTGTGGTGAGCCATGCGCTTTGTGTGGTTGCTGTGTTCCAACACAAAGACAAATTGGAGGCTGTTTCCTGTGCGAGCAGTGCGGCCAGGCCGCTCGCTATTCATTCTTACACAAACAGTTGGCCGTGGGCTGGCTTTGCATGGAATTTATACACAAAATGAGATGTGGCTGCGGAGCAAAGTGAAGTAAGGGTTTTTTTGGGAGAAAATGGAGTCattctccaaacacacacacacacacacacacacaaaacacaccacgACACAGATCAGATGCACGCTGCACACGCAAAGAAAGAGATCTAGTAATCTGGCGcaattctctctccctttccaacCACTGGAGCCGTTTTCCGGCATATTCCGGGTGTAATGTTTGAACAACCTTTCAAGTCCCAACTTGAAGGGCAATTAGAATTCCGAGAAGATCATAAGGAATTACACATCCCTGTCCGGCCCTCCACAAAGCTTCCACTGAGCAGCTGACGACTGTTTGACTCAGGAGGGGAaaagggggagggtgggggtacAGGACCACTCCCTGGTGGATTTATGGCTTTTTGCAAATGCACTCCAAAACTGCACTTCTTCCCTGCCCTCCTGGAATGTGTGTGCCAAAGAATGGTTGAGAATTGTTGTTTTtgaaatgagacagagagggagaagagagagaaagaaagaaggttGTTCTCCAAGGCCTCTAAATGAAGGACTAAAGGACTAGCAGAGCTGTCGTATTGTTCTgctctctttttcactttcgCTCACTCGCTTTCTTGGCGAACGTGTCCAAGCCACTCGCTCGTTGGTTCGTTCGCCCCGAGGCCAGGATGTGGGAGAGAGCGCCTGCATGCCACAGAGGGTCTGTAGTTAATATAATGATCAGGTTGGTAATGGAATCATTTATGGGGCTTCTGCGGCGGTCGCGGCGGTGGGGGCTTGTGATGCGCCCAGAGACGCGTCAGACATCAGACGCAGCCCTCCTCCAGCTCCCGTCGGTCTCCGCGGGCAGATTGATGGACAGAGGGAAagcgtgggagagagagagaaggacggagagagagaatgagaaatggggagaaaaggacagagagaaagaaaggggggaaagaagcagagagaaggagagagaaagaggtaagAGGGTAAACGATCAGTCACCGCCTGGCTTGATTATTAACCCGACTGTGGTCAGCGTTCAGGGGAAAACAAAGGGCTTGCTCGCTCTCGGAACACTGCACCCATTTTCGCCACAAAAGGGTTAAACTAACACTTGCTGAGTCAATAATCATTTCtctgcacacagagagatagagagatagagagagattgcGCGATAGCTCATTAGCTAGAGAGGCGCTAACTGGTAACGGCTGCACTGTCCCTTGACAAGATTTCCCTGTGGCTGCAGGACTTGGGCCAGTAGGCTGGGGCTGTAGGGGCCCAGGGGCTGTgtaggggaagagaggggggccATCCATGTGACCTGCATGTTCAGCTAAATGTGATTAGATTTACACACCCAGAACATCTTTGCAGCATCCATGAGACACGTCTATTAGCTTAGCAATACTAGCTAGGAAAGAGGGACAAAACAAGTCTTTtagatccagtgtgtgtgtgatccagcagtgtgtgtgtgtgtgtgtgtgtgtgtaccagggaACTACAGGGTAAGACCACTGCTCGTTAACACATCTGCTCTTCACACTCTCTGATATCCACTCCTACCGCCAAAGCACCCAATGTTCCGGGAAACTATGcaaccagaaacacacacacacaaacacacacacacacacacacacacatactcataaagCAACACAGAGGCCCAGCAACTTTAGATGTGGCTCACCCTTTGGCACTGTTTTACTCAGAACGCATGGCATGAGCACATGTTCAACCTCAGAGctctgcctacacacacacacacacatagaaagtaaAACTCCAGTGGAAAAAACCCCTGTCCATGTACAAGGCTATGATCTCCAATAAATGTTTCTCCAAGAAAAGATTAAAACATAACTCAATataactgtgtgctgtgtgcatatGTCCTCTCCGTATAACTTATCTCATTTGAAAGTGTAGAACCGTTACCGTCATTATCTTATTGCTCTTTAATCCACAATTATCAGTTGATATGCTTTCACAATGACCGAGttaccagtcacacacacaacagagcacacagccacaacacacacatgaattaaTTCAATAACAGCAATCACCACGGGAGAGACTCAGGATGTTATTGTGTCTCTGACAGTAAATTCTCCACAACAGAGGTGATAAAAATACATCCAAACGGAGCAAATCTGAGGGATGTGCCGTGGCAGTGTAACTGAGCCTTCAAAACAATGCCAGGTTCTGACCTTGTGTGTCAGCATGCTCGGTGACCCTATCCGGACAAGACGTTTAAAGTTACCAGAAGCCTCTACCCATCCCCCTGTCCCCCAAAACACTTAGTCACCCCTGCCAGGAAAGGGGACCTTTCAACTTCTCTAACTTTATTCTTTTATGGGCCTTCAATCCGCTTTTAATGACTTAAAACCAGGAGCCGACTGTGAATGTAACCACTGTTCCATTTCCTTCAGTGGAATaataaagcaaaacaaagcCAGTTGGCCTTTGTGGTGGACTTTGCGGGTTTGTTTACGGGTAAAGCTAAGGAGGCTGATGGATCTGGCCGTGTTGCCTTTGGCTCTGGGGAGTTAGCCTATGTGCTACATGCTAGCCTCGGACATGAGCGGTATGCAAGGGCTGACAGGACGAGGGGATAGGGCCCTTCAGAACAGCTGTCCATCCCTGGTGTTAGCTTGCAAAACTCTGTGGGgatatggaagtgtgtgtgtgtgtgtgtgtgtgtgtgtgtgtgtgtgtaggtctgggGAGCGGGTTGACTTTTCAACCCCCCCCTATTCCAGCACAAGAAGCCATCTATGCAGCCGTGCGCAGGCAACCTTTCAAGTCCGTCTTTCCCAAAGAGCGAGTGCCGGGTCGGAGGCCACTGTTTGCACTGTGGGATGCGGACACTAAAGGGGGcctctggagagagagacggaggagcGTACGAGCGAAAAAACACACgcgctcacacacgcacacaccttccCATCCCAAACACGGTCGTCTCTTGGGCCTCGCTCAGGGACTGTGTGCCTCCCCTTGTTTGGCCTGAAAGGGCCCATTCTGGACGCGGCGCGGGCCACACTTCCTGTCCGAGCCGAGCCCACAGCAGCGTCTGTGTTTGAGTGGGCGGCCGCTCCACTCCGCTCCCCGGCTGGCCTGGTGCACCTAAGGCTGAGGACGGAACCCTGACTGGACACACTGAAGCTGCACTTCAGCTAAACGCTACATACTAAACGCTAACTGCCATCCAAAACTGTGCTTTTGGACATCTAAGCCCAGTGCATTATGTAGGTGATATCATACAAGAACAGGATGAAATGAAACAAATTGTAAGCTAGTCCTTCAGTGAGTGCAGCTCAGCAGGGTGAAAGGAAGCGAGTGCTATTATACTAACAAATAGCCTGTGCAacagttaatttattttctgcTGAGGCACACTCTTTCTATGTATACttgtttgaaaaagaaaaatggctTAATCCAAATCCCTGCCTGTTCAACAACATTATGCAAGCTTAAGTAGAAACATtactgtgtgtgagggaaaaaATGTTAATTTTGTGTTAATGCAGTGTTGCATCACCATTGTAATACATTTGCTAACATCTGTGTGAATCAGACACCAAAACATTATGACTATATCAAACGGACATAAAAAGATCAGTCCAATACTGATGCCAGAGCAAATTGCCTGGTGCCATGCCCTGCTTCAGTTCCTCTTACTAACAGCTAACATCAGTCAGTGTACAAATCTAATTCTGAACAACAAACACTACACCCTTCCAAGTCCAAGCAGTTCCAGGGCAAAGGCACCTCTCCCAAACTACAAATAATATTTTGTGGAGCCAGAGCTCCAAATTAGCTCAGGGAGCCCTCGTGGCCACGGCTCTGTCAATCAGAATAAGTGTGTCAGTGCGTGGAAATTCTAGAGCAAAGTGGATTAGGTCTCCATGGCCCGGGCAACACTGATAAGCTGGAGGGGGGTTGGCCACCATGCTGGAAAGGAGAAGGCCACTGTGTACAATTAACTGAATAGATGTACATCAGACAATACGGCGCAGGCTGCTCTGTATTCACGGTTGAACTCGGATGCATAGAGGCCAACACATTTCAGAGGATTCATTCTCCCTTGGTTGGCATGGCCGGTGGGCTGCTGCCATAATAGCAGAGAGTCTCTGAGTTGGTATCCATATAGCATACTTATAAAAATTGCAAAAGTTCTCATTCCCCTCACACGTCAGGCTTTTACATATCCCTGAGCTCTGCTGAGTTGTTAAGCTCTGAAAAGGGTTAAATTATTCATTGAGGCCTCAGCAAATAATCCATAAATGCTGACATATTTGGGGGGAAGGCCTTTTTTGTATGCTTCGCTGTGCTTTAAATATACGTTTCACACATGGAGAAGAACACCCATGTGTTCACTGCACGCCGCCACGGAGCCAATGGACTGGCAGCATTATCGGCGTTATGCCTTTAGTTTCCCCAGGGGGCCTTGTGACGTGCTGAAGCACTGCACAATTGTCACTGAATGATGCTACACTGTCTATAGTGAACCAAAACAAAGATCCTTGATGCATGGAAACTAttcttttgaaaataatttccAGGCTATATTATATGGCCACAATTTCCGtatgaccaaacaaaacactgcTGTAATGTTTGGTAACGTAGTGGTGTTGCACAATAACAGACACCCAAATAATGCTCACACTGAACCAATCATATCTCTCCAGCGaaaaatgtacagtgacatCATCTGAGGTGTAGCCTGCAAAACTCAGAGCAATACGCCGTTCAGAATCCTACCCTCGAAAGATATATTTCTGTTCACTGTATGCCATTTTTAAGTGGAAAGATAATTCCAGTAATGGCCCGAAATCATATGTAATTAACACGAAATAAGCGTATGAACGTACCTACGCAATGGCCTATGGTGAAAACGGATTTAAATGAATTTATAATTGAAATGGTGTACACTGACTGCAGTCATTAGCCATACTCTACTGGGATATCATACAAACGTGTAGGCTTAACCATTATGTTTTGGCTTTGTATTGTGTTTTAGGAACTCACTTTCAATAAGGCATCTAACCTAGTAATTCGTTAAAACACAACATTTTTACAGCTCACTAAAATCAAGTACAAATTCCTCCATGAAATATTCATGTCACATTTTCATCTGAACTTGTTACACGACATTGTTCTGCGCACCATGTTTCCAAGTTTTTCTAAGGACATTGGCCGCTTAATGGCAGCAGCACAAAACAAGATACATGTAGCCAATGTTTGTACCATGCAGAGTAGCCTAAATTACAGACACGGTTTCACAAGGAAAGCACCTCTGGAAAATGCACGTCGCTTTACAGTTACCCCATAAGAAAACACTGAACGTGGCCGCCCGTGTTTATTTCTGGAAGCCCAGTGTGTCTCCGCAACATGGCCGACATATACATTGTTATTGTTAGATGATCAGAATTATTTGCACTTCACCAGCCAGCCAGTGCGGTGGaaacaattaaattaattatgGAGATTATGTATCAAATGAAAAACAATCTTATCATATTGACTTTGCAAGAATGCAGGCATGAGGATATGCTGTAAATCTTTGATATACTCACCatttgatggtggtggtggccgTATGGAATACTAGTCTCTTGAAAAAAGGCACTGAGCGCCGTCTAAAATAAAGAAACAtattatgtgcatgtttgtgagaATTCGCTTAACACAAAGAGTATCAAATGTTTATGGTTAATAGTGCATGCATGCCACACGGTGTCATGAATTTATAGACAATGCTACATTAACCAGCAATGTTTACATTGTGTTTAACCAAATAAATAGCATCTTAGAAACCAAACAATTCATCCAAATGATAGATTTTTGCTAGAAGACAGATTGACAAACAAAACTATCAAGGGACGATTTTTGCTGTTAGCTGCATGGTTTGAGAATTCCACGCAAACCAGCGGTCATCTTCATTGCATAATAGCATTTGCTAACCCTGCTAGCTTGTGCTGTGTGTCATGAGGAAGGATTATAGTATTTAATCTAGAGTAAATTCTAATTGGATATTCGTCCCGTCAAGCTTTTGCTCGGTTCAAACTATCCATTTGAACTTTCTGGCTGTATTTGTGGTAAAGTGACAAACCGTAACAAATATAGACTGTACGCTTCATCTAAATTAATATTCTTCTAAAAATAACCATcttaaaataatttgttttatcACTGGTGGGTAGACTTCCCCTAAAACGTAATGCATCACATTTCCAGGCTGCAAATAACATGGCAGTCAAAGCCAGGCAAGTAGTACAATAGGCTTCACAGTCAGACATAAACATAACTGCTGAGCCTGAAATCCCTTACCTCGAATTGCCAATGTGCCGCTTGCAATAGTTGTTTCGCCTGATCGGCTGCGCATCCAGCTGTCAGGACGAACTGGTTTATCATAACTTGATGTTTAAGTTCATCCATATTCGCCGGAGCTTATTTCCGAGCCGTGGGCTGTAGTGTTGGGTTCGTGATTCAGTTTTTGAGGCTTTATTTCTCTCGTTCCTCTTTCAGTCGTCCACCATTACAGCCGGCTGAGCAAACACAAATATTTACCTACTGTAGGAACGGTAGAGTAGGGGAGCCTCTAGATTGACATCACACGGCAGCCAATGGGAGGGTTGGAGACATCGTGGGACTTGTATGCTGCAAATAGTTGCTGTGTGAGTCGTGCTGAAAATGACAACATTTCATAATTGGTATTTTACGCATGGCAAAAAATATGACTGTGTGACGTATTATTGTAAGCATTATATTTTTTCAGATAAGGTGTGGTAATGCAACGCCATACAATTAAATAAAAGCGGGGTTAGCTACGTTAGTGCTATGGGTTTGGACTACAACTCCCATCGCTACTCGCTTTGTTTGTAATGCTGTAGAAGGCAACAATTTATGAATGACAGCCGCTCCCGTCCAATTCCCATCAACGCTGTGCCACTATCATGCCAAATATGGTAAACAAATGTTATAACACCAATTAAATTGCAGAAAGCTACCATAGAGAGCAGCATGCAGCCCGTAGACACTCTTGGGAATATTTAAAAGCCAGGCCCTTCAACTCTGCGCAGCCTCGTCAAATCTCCATTTGCATTACGCATTAAACCATTAAACCTATTCTGCAAAGCTAACTGAGTTTCATCGGTGCCTACATGACTAACGTCATTCAGTCTAAATTAAGACAGCCATGCTGACCACCTCAAACATGACGACCCTTAGCATGGGCATAAActtaattgaattatattatattgaatGCCATTTCCTCCTATCTCCTCTTGTATTATCTGGGCAGTAGCCGATTCTCAAATGCAACAGTAAAAAATCATTCATTTGACATGTTGGCATTAATACTAACAAGAAAAACCTTCATCtaacattttatttacaaaaaaaaaaaaaacattattgacTAATATGGAAGTTATCTATAATCAGTTGTCATGAAGGATTCATAACTTTCTTTGTTGTTATGTGCTGTCAGCCTTGACAGGGCCATAGGCTAGTAGGTTTCCCGTTTGTCAAAACTGGCTATAGCTTTTATAGTTAAATACATCTAGAGGGTGGCAATTTCCTTGTTCACAGGCCGAGAAAGTTGGTGACTGGACCTAGGCCAGTGTTGATACGCTTGTCACAATGCGAATTCAGTTATCACCGTTTACCATTTCGCAGCCTATCATAACATCATAATGATTGATATGGGTATGTGGTCTCAATATTGCCTCCCCAAGTGCGCTCTGTCTTCACCAAATAGTTCAACACGTCTGTAAAACTGTGGCTCTATAGCGACACATTTATTCTACCTCAGGAAACTCTTGTTTTTTGGGAAGTTAGGAAGTTGGGAAGCTGAAAAAGGTTCGCAGCCTACGCATCCCGCAGTGCACCGCTCATGTCCTCCCAAGTAGCGAATCTCGCGCGACTTTGCTGTAATTTTCTTCAACAAGGAATAACAACACTCAACTCAGTTGTTTCGTCGTTTATATTTTGCAGATTACGCTTTTAATGATTGATTGTTTCAAACAGATAGCCATAGTTTAGGTTTCCAAACTGTTTCTTTTTTGATCGTTTTCAAGAAAGTCACATATTTGGTCTCCAGACGGGAGTGTTTTAAGACATTGAAACAACCGAGGATAATGATGGGAAGCTGAATTTTACAACACTAATTTGGATTGTTTGACATTATTTTCAAATTGATCTAAAGACGTAAATCTGTTGTAAAATGGGTTCAATACTCAGCCGTAGAATTGCTGGTGTTGAAGATATTGATATTCAGGCTAATTCTGCGTATCGATATCCACCGAAATCAGGTAAGTTTCCTCGAGTAACGCTTTGGTGCGACTTTGCTGCAGAAAAAACAGCGTCTATTCCTattaaaacatttgtttgtcaCATTCCTTATCCACACGTGACATTTCTAGCTTTAAGCAAAAGTTGTTTTCTTTCTCCGTATCTAATCGTTGTCAGGGTTTCCCCTAAACCTTTCTGTGGCACATACTTATACAAAACAATAGTAGGCCATCGAATTTTtcattgtgtattttttttcttgagcATTGTTATTTTCCATAAAGGACAGATCATCACGGTTCAACATGCAATCAACTATTAAATGTCCTGACTTGCGGAGTAGGCTACTTGCGTAAACAAAGATTTAAAAACTTTAGCCATCTCTGAGCATCACTCATATTTCTAACTTGACTCACGTTTAATTCTTCTTCAGGCAATTACTTCACCAGCCATTTCTTTATGGGAGGGGAGAAGTTTGACACACCACATCCAGAGGGATATCTATTTGGTGAAAACATGGATTTAAACTTTCTAGGCAACAGACCTGTGCAGGTAGGACATCTCTGTAGACACTATGTAGACGTTGCAGCCTTTCTGTGGTCAGATCAGTCTTAGTGAGATTTGTGTTTCAATTTATGGTCTCTATAATATGATAATCCCCCAGGCAATGAGATGTAATACTGTAATCCATTATCTAGTATAGATATATCTCATCAtgtgcacatgcaaacacacacacacacactggtaattTAACACGTTGGACTAATTCCACATCCTAAATTGAACAAAAAACATTATGTAAAGTGTTGATTGTGACCTTTTAAAGTAGTcccttgataaaaaaaaaaaaacatttcgtGCCATGACCCACACAAAAGTAACAGTGCCtggttttattattttcaatcTCCACTCAAAGCAAACTGTTGTTTTCCCTAACTGCCTTTCCTCTTAATTGATATTTGAATATTGTCTCAATTCAAATTTTTTGTTGGCTTTCGAGTTGCCAAACAACTATTTTCAAGGCATGACATTTTCCAAAATGGATGATTCCAGAAAGAGCTCAAAGCGACAGTGTATGGTATATTTTAATACACTGTAGCTCAAACTTGTTTCCTTAATCTGTGAATCTGAATATTTCAGTTCCCCTATGTGACCCCAGCTCCACATGAACCAGTGAAGACACTAAGGAGTCTGGTCAACATCAGGAAGGATTCTCTTCGTCTGGTCAGGTACAACAGCTGACCCAGctattctgtaaagcgccatgatacatgtgtaatgttttggcgctctataagcacaattgAATTGACCCCAGTCTAAGGAATGCCATTGATTGGAAATTACCTTAATTTCATTGGCCGCCATAACTAAAAATGAAAGTCTGTGAAAGTT comes from the Alosa alosa isolate M-15738 ecotype Scorff River chromosome 22, AALO_Geno_1.1, whole genome shotgun sequence genome and includes:
- the ubald1a gene encoding UBA-like domain-containing protein 1, whose translation is MDELKHQVMINQFVLTAGCAADQAKQLLQAAHWQFETALSAFFQETSIPYGHHHHQMMCTPANTPATPPNFPDALTMFSRLKASESFTSSGSPGMGSMGSMATSPPPPPPMGWGMTPPVPGQQGLWTQGGPTQAHAQLAQQHPHAAQHQPHGWPSAVNQQAAAEQKASVAMEAER